The Streptomyces sp. RKAG293 genome includes a region encoding these proteins:
- the argS gene encoding arginine--tRNA ligase: MASVASLSASVQQRVSAALAAAVPSAVDADPLLRRSDRADFQANGVLGLAKKNKANPRELAAQVVAGLPADELISEIEVSGPGFLNITVSDAAITTTLAARAADDRLGVPLTADPGTTVIDYAQPNVAKEMHVGHLRSSVIGDAIAKILEFEGETVIRRHHIGDWGTQFGMLIQYLIEHPHELDHADADTDGEASMSRLNRTYKAARTLFDADEAFKDRSRKRVVDLQAGEPETLALWQRFVDESKIYFYSVYNKLDIAIQDDDIVGESAYNDMLVETCRILEDTGVAVRSNGALCVFFDEIKGKDGEPVPLIVQKADGGFGYAATDLSAIRDRTGNLKADTLLYVVDARQALHFRMVFETARRAGWLTEEVTVKHLPFGTVLGKDGKPFKTREGETVRLVDLLDEAVERATVVVREKNEELSDEEVAERGAEVGIGAVKYADLSTSLGRDYVFDLDRMVSLTGDTSVYIQYAFARTQSILRKAGAARAVARPELPLAPAERALGLLLDEFGDALAGVADTYEPHKLASYLYAVSSAFATFYEQCPVLKPETPDDVRENRLFLCTLTGRTLRQGMTLLGIHTPDQL, encoded by the coding sequence ATGGCCTCGGTCGCATCCCTTTCCGCCTCTGTCCAGCAGCGTGTCTCGGCCGCCCTGGCGGCCGCCGTGCCGTCGGCCGTCGATGCCGACCCGCTGCTGCGCCGAAGCGACCGGGCCGATTTCCAGGCCAACGGCGTGCTGGGCCTGGCGAAGAAGAACAAGGCGAACCCGCGGGAGCTCGCGGCCCAGGTCGTCGCCGGCCTGCCCGCCGACGAGCTGATCTCGGAGATCGAGGTGTCGGGCCCCGGCTTCCTCAACATCACCGTCTCCGACGCGGCGATCACCACCACGCTGGCCGCCCGCGCCGCCGACGACCGGCTCGGCGTGCCGCTGACCGCGGACCCCGGCACCACGGTGATCGACTACGCGCAGCCGAACGTGGCCAAGGAGATGCACGTCGGCCATCTGCGGTCGTCCGTGATCGGTGACGCCATCGCCAAGATCCTCGAGTTCGAGGGCGAGACGGTGATCCGCCGGCACCACATCGGCGACTGGGGCACCCAGTTCGGCATGCTCATCCAGTACCTGATCGAGCACCCGCACGAGCTGGACCACGCGGACGCCGACACCGACGGCGAGGCGTCGATGTCCCGCCTCAACCGGACGTACAAGGCGGCCAGGACGCTCTTCGACGCCGACGAGGCGTTCAAGGACCGGTCCCGCAAGCGGGTCGTGGACCTGCAGGCCGGGGAGCCGGAGACGCTCGCGCTCTGGCAGCGGTTCGTCGACGAGTCGAAGATCTACTTCTACTCGGTCTACAACAAGCTCGACATCGCGATCCAGGACGACGACATCGTCGGCGAGTCCGCCTACAACGACATGCTCGTCGAGACCTGCCGGATCCTGGAGGACACCGGCGTCGCGGTGCGCTCCAACGGCGCGCTCTGCGTCTTCTTCGACGAGATCAAGGGCAAGGACGGCGAGCCGGTCCCGCTCATCGTGCAGAAGGCGGACGGCGGCTTCGGCTACGCGGCCACCGACCTGTCGGCGATCCGCGACCGGACCGGCAACCTCAAGGCCGACACCCTCCTCTACGTGGTGGACGCCCGGCAGGCACTGCACTTCCGCATGGTCTTCGAGACCGCCCGGCGGGCCGGCTGGCTCACCGAAGAGGTCACCGTCAAGCACCTGCCGTTCGGCACGGTGCTGGGCAAGGACGGCAAGCCGTTCAAGACCCGTGAGGGCGAGACCGTCCGGCTGGTCGACCTGCTCGACGAGGCCGTCGAGCGGGCCACCGTCGTCGTCCGGGAGAAGAACGAGGAGCTCTCCGACGAGGAGGTCGCGGAGCGCGGCGCCGAGGTCGGCATCGGCGCGGTCAAGTACGCGGACCTGTCCACGTCACTCGGCCGCGACTACGTCTTCGACCTGGACCGGATGGTGTCCCTGACCGGCGACACGAGCGTGTACATCCAGTACGCGTTCGCCCGGACCCAGTCCATCCTCCGCAAGGCCGGAGCAGCCCGGGCCGTCGCCCGCCCGGAGCTGCCGCTGGCCCCGGCCGAGCGCGCGCTGGGCCTGCTGCTGGACGAGTTCGGTGACGCCCTCGCGGGTGTCGCGGACACCTACGAGCCGCACAAGCTGGCGTCCTACCTGTACGCGGTCTCCTCAGCCTTCGCGACGTTCTACGAGCAGTGCCCGGTCCTCAAGCCCGAGACTCCCGACGACGTCCGCGAGAACCGGCTCTTCCTCTGCACCCTGACCGGCCGCACGCTGCGCCAGGGAATGACCCTGCTGGGCATCCACACCCCTGACCAGCTCTGA
- the lysS gene encoding lysine--tRNA ligase, protein MLSRKEVPIVAQSPETDWVSRFADEVIAEADRRAPGKPIVCASGLSPSGPIHLGNLREVMTPHLVADEIRRRGRECVHIISWDDYDRFRKVPNGIDPSWSEHIGKPLTAVPAPAGSEYGSWAEHFKAPMIAALAELGIEFHGISQTEQYTAGAYREQILFAMRERAAIDAILDRYRTKDKPATGKKPQQKQQKPLDEAEVEAAAGSGAADEDDGTGGAGYYPYKPYCSVCNKDLTTVTSYDDETTELSYTCACGHAESVKLSEHNRGKLVWKVDWPMRWAYEGVIFEPSGVDHSSPGSSFVVGGQIVREIFGGEQPIGPMYAFVGISGMAKMSSSAGGVPTPSDALEIMEAPLVRWLYARRRPNQSFKIAFDQEIQRTYDEWDALERKIADGSVQAADAAAYSRATRTAAGELPRTPHPLPYRTLASVVDITTGDEEQTLRILRDLDPANPVTSLDATRPRLDRAQAWITTHVPADQRTRVRTEPDTETLGALPATDRAALDLLIDGLDDHWSLDGLTTLVYAVPKLQAGLDADAKPTPELKVAQRSFFALLYQLLVGRDTGPRLPTLLLAVGADRVRTLLGA, encoded by the coding sequence ATGCTGTCGAGGAAGGAAGTGCCGATCGTGGCTCAGAGCCCCGAGACCGACTGGGTCTCCCGTTTCGCGGACGAGGTCATTGCCGAGGCGGACCGTCGCGCCCCCGGCAAACCGATCGTCTGCGCATCGGGCCTCAGCCCGTCCGGCCCGATCCACCTCGGCAACCTGCGCGAGGTCATGACGCCACACCTGGTGGCCGACGAGATCCGCCGCCGCGGCCGGGAGTGCGTCCACATCATCTCGTGGGACGACTACGACCGGTTCCGCAAGGTGCCCAACGGCATCGACCCGTCCTGGTCCGAGCACATCGGCAAGCCGCTGACCGCGGTCCCGGCGCCGGCGGGCAGCGAGTACGGCAGCTGGGCCGAGCACTTCAAGGCGCCGATGATCGCCGCGCTCGCCGAGCTCGGCATCGAGTTCCACGGCATCAGCCAGACCGAGCAGTACACGGCCGGCGCCTACCGCGAGCAGATCCTCTTCGCGATGCGCGAGCGTGCCGCCATCGACGCGATCCTCGACCGGTACCGGACGAAGGACAAGCCGGCGACCGGCAAGAAGCCGCAGCAGAAGCAGCAGAAGCCGCTCGACGAGGCCGAGGTCGAAGCCGCCGCGGGCTCCGGCGCGGCCGACGAGGACGACGGCACCGGCGGCGCGGGCTACTACCCGTACAAGCCGTACTGCTCGGTCTGCAACAAGGACCTCACCACGGTCACGTCCTACGACGACGAGACCACCGAGCTCTCCTACACCTGCGCCTGCGGCCACGCCGAGTCCGTGAAGCTCTCCGAGCACAACCGCGGCAAGCTGGTCTGGAAGGTCGACTGGCCGATGCGCTGGGCCTACGAAGGCGTGATCTTCGAGCCCTCGGGCGTCGACCACTCCTCGCCGGGCTCCTCCTTCGTCGTCGGCGGCCAGATCGTCCGCGAGATCTTCGGCGGCGAGCAGCCCATCGGCCCCATGTACGCCTTCGTCGGCATCAGCGGCATGGCCAAGATGAGCAGCTCGGCCGGCGGCGTCCCCACGCCGTCCGACGCGCTGGAGATCATGGAGGCGCCGCTGGTGCGCTGGCTCTACGCCCGCCGCCGCCCCAACCAGTCGTTCAAGATCGCCTTCGACCAGGAGATCCAGCGCACCTACGACGAGTGGGACGCGCTGGAGCGCAAGATCGCCGACGGCTCGGTGCAGGCCGCCGACGCCGCCGCGTACAGCCGGGCCACCCGCACCGCCGCCGGTGAACTGCCGCGGACCCCGCACCCGCTGCCGTACCGGACGCTCGCCTCCGTCGTCGACATCACCACCGGCGACGAGGAGCAGACCCTGCGCATCCTGCGCGACCTCGACCCCGCCAACCCCGTCACGTCCCTCGACGCGACCCGGCCGCGGCTCGACCGCGCTCAGGCGTGGATCACCACCCACGTCCCCGCCGACCAGCGCACCCGGGTCCGCACCGAGCCCGACACCGAGACCCTCGGCGCCCTCCCGGCCACCGACCGGGCCGCGCTCGACCTGCTCATCGACGGACTCGACGACCACTGGTCGCTGGACGGCCTGACGACCCTCGTCTACGCCGTGCCCAAGCTCCAGGCCGGCCTGGACGCCGACGCCAAGCCCACGCCCGAACTCAAGGTCGCGCAGCGGTCGTTCTTCGCGCTGCTCTACCAGCTGCTCGTCGGCCGGGACACCGGCCCCCGGCTGCCCACCCTGCTGCTCGCGGTGGGCGCGGACCGCGTCCGTACGCTGCTGGGCGCCTGA
- a CDS encoding DUF2637 domain-containing protein: MPAIRLTRTHRILVGVVVAGAVVIAAIGFAGSYAAVRELAQNKGFGWFANVFPIGVDAGIVVLLALDLLLTWMRIPFPLLRQTAWLLTAATIAFNGAAAWPDPVGVGMHGIIPVLFVVCVEAARHAVGRVADLTADKHMESVRLTRWLLAPFPTFKLWRRMKLWELRSYDQVIRLEQDRLVYQARLQARYGRAWRRKAPVEALMPLRLARYGIPLAETAALGLAAAGIIVQEPVPAPVPAPVPAPAPVPALALEPVHPAEQPEPRPEQAPEPAPQVRQAPEPAPVREPARARIPAPVQEPAPVPDARPTIPVSPGRVRTLANGYGSVQVSAYAPEPEPDPDPEPEPEPEAEPEPALHRPPHIEPDVPREEQYYGAFRRYVVEVNEFPNPRQFGRYLLENYGVTGRTGGPLSEGTLRRYLTEFESQYRTEWDSEQVP; this comes from the coding sequence GTGCCCGCGATACGTTTGACCCGGACGCACCGGATTCTTGTCGGTGTGGTGGTCGCCGGTGCGGTGGTGATCGCCGCGATCGGTTTCGCGGGATCGTATGCCGCGGTGCGGGAGCTCGCCCAGAACAAGGGCTTCGGCTGGTTCGCGAACGTGTTCCCGATCGGTGTGGACGCCGGGATCGTGGTGCTGCTGGCGCTGGATCTGCTGCTGACGTGGATGCGGATCCCGTTCCCGCTGCTGCGGCAGACCGCGTGGCTGCTGACCGCGGCGACCATCGCGTTCAACGGTGCGGCCGCCTGGCCCGATCCGGTCGGGGTCGGGATGCACGGCATCATCCCGGTGCTGTTCGTGGTCTGTGTCGAGGCCGCCCGGCACGCGGTGGGCCGGGTCGCGGACCTGACCGCCGACAAGCACATGGAATCGGTCCGCCTCACCCGCTGGCTGCTCGCCCCGTTCCCCACCTTCAAGCTGTGGCGCCGCATGAAGCTGTGGGAACTGCGCTCCTACGACCAGGTCATCCGCCTCGAGCAGGACCGCCTCGTCTACCAGGCCCGCCTCCAGGCCCGCTACGGCCGCGCCTGGCGCCGCAAAGCACCCGTCGAAGCCCTCATGCCCCTGCGGCTCGCCCGCTACGGCATCCCCCTCGCCGAAACCGCCGCCCTCGGCCTCGCCGCCGCCGGCATCATCGTCCAGGAGCCGGTACCGGCGCCGGTACCGGCGCCGGTACCGGCGCCCGCACCCGTGCCCGCGCTGGCCCTGGAGCCGGTGCACCCGGCCGAGCAGCCGGAGCCGCGGCCGGAGCAGGCACCGGAGCCCGCGCCGCAGGTTCGGCAGGCACCGGAGCCCGCGCCGGTCCGCGAGCCCGCACGTGCCCGCATACCGGCGCCGGTCCAGGAACCCGCGCCGGTACCCGACGCCCGCCCCACGATCCCCGTCTCCCCCGGCCGCGTCCGCACCCTCGCCAACGGCTACGGCTCCGTGCAGGTCAGCGCCTACGCCCCGGAACCGGAACCGGACCCGGACCCGGAACCCGAACCCGAACCCGAGGCCGAGCCGGAACCCGCCCTGCACCGCCCGCCGCACATCGAGCCGGACGTGCCGCGCGAGGAGCAGTACTACGGGGCGTTCCGCCGCTACGTCGTCGAGGTCAACGAGTTCCCCAACCCGCGGCAGTTCGGCCGCTATCTGCTGGAGAACTACGGGGTCACGGGCCGTACCGGCGGCCCGCTCAGCGAGGGGACGCTGCGCCGCTATCTGACGGAGTTCGAGTCGCAGTACCGGACCGAGTGGGACTCGGAGCAGGTCCCGTAA
- a CDS encoding DUF3558 family protein: MHRSAPRIARVLACAAVPVLVVAGCSSGSDSSKKPDGAGSGKTSASAAPAAAKFAKLPDPCKSVTQSTVGRLVPKVKDAAGTAAQSPVQNQRGGCSWNGLDGYQFRWLDVAMQRFDSAGGVGSGEEQARKRFTEQVAAAAQIKGATSVKADGVGDEATLVSALVEKDKLNYQDETVVVRTGNVIVVLSHNGAGFEGAKTPAADQLQKDALAAAKEAVASVAAANAAANT; encoded by the coding sequence ATGCACCGTTCAGCACCGCGAATCGCCCGAGTTCTCGCCTGTGCCGCCGTGCCGGTACTGGTCGTCGCCGGCTGCTCGTCGGGGTCGGACTCGTCCAAGAAGCCGGACGGCGCGGGCTCGGGCAAGACGTCCGCCTCGGCGGCTCCCGCCGCGGCGAAGTTCGCGAAGCTGCCGGACCCCTGCAAGTCGGTGACGCAGTCCACCGTGGGGCGGCTCGTCCCGAAGGTGAAGGACGCGGCGGGCACGGCGGCGCAGTCGCCGGTCCAGAACCAGCGCGGTGGCTGCTCCTGGAACGGGCTCGACGGCTACCAGTTCCGCTGGCTGGACGTGGCCATGCAGCGCTTCGACTCGGCCGGCGGTGTCGGCAGCGGTGAGGAGCAGGCCAGGAAGCGCTTCACGGAGCAGGTCGCCGCGGCGGCCCAGATCAAGGGCGCGACGTCCGTGAAGGCCGACGGCGTCGGCGACGAGGCGACCCTGGTGAGCGCGCTGGTGGAGAAGGACAAGCTGAACTACCAGGACGAGACGGTCGTCGTGCGGACCGGCAACGTCATCGTCGTCCTGTCCCACAACGGGGCGGGCTTCGAGGGCGCGAAGACCCCGGCGGCCGATCAGCTGCAGAAGGACGCGCTCGCGGCGGCGAAGGAGGCCGTGGCTTCGGTCGCGGCGGCGAACGCGGCGGCGAACACGTAA
- a CDS encoding RtcB family protein produces MSYTEVPGVRVPIRMWTDPASVEDGAMQQLRNVSSLPWIKGLAVMPDVHYGKGATVGSVIALHGAVCPAAVGVDIGCGMSAVKTSLTANDLPGDLSRLRSKIEQAIPVGRGMHREMVDVRGMHGVSATGWDEFWAGFDDLAETVRFRRERAMKQMGTLGTGNHYIEILFDGEGAVWLTLHSGSRNIGNELADHHIGEAQKLPHNQGLIDRDLAVFISDTPQMAAYRRDLFWAQEYAKRNRAIMMTLLKDVVRREFKKAKVAFEPEISCHHNYVAEERYDGMDLLVTRKGAIRAGSGEFGIIPGSMGTSSYIVKGLGNADAFNSASHGAGRRMSRGAAKKRFTTRDLEDQTRGVECRKDSGVIDEIPSAYKPIEKVMEQQRDLVQVVAKLKQVVCVKG; encoded by the coding sequence ATGTCCTACACCGAGGTGCCCGGCGTCCGGGTGCCGATCCGCATGTGGACCGACCCGGCCTCCGTCGAGGACGGCGCGATGCAGCAGCTCCGCAACGTCTCGTCGCTGCCCTGGATCAAGGGCCTCGCCGTGATGCCGGACGTCCACTACGGCAAGGGCGCGACGGTCGGCTCCGTCATCGCCCTGCACGGCGCGGTCTGCCCCGCGGCGGTCGGCGTCGACATCGGCTGCGGCATGAGCGCGGTGAAGACCTCCCTCACGGCCAACGACCTGCCGGGCGATCTGTCCCGGCTCCGCTCGAAGATCGAGCAGGCGATCCCGGTCGGGCGTGGCATGCACCGGGAGATGGTCGACGTGCGAGGCATGCACGGAGTGTCGGCGACGGGGTGGGACGAGTTCTGGGCGGGTTTCGACGACCTCGCGGAAACGGTCAGATTTCGTCGCGAACGTGCCATGAAGCAGATGGGAACGCTCGGAACCGGAAATCATTATATCGAAATTTTGTTTGATGGAGAGGGCGCGGTATGGCTCACTCTCCATTCGGGCTCCCGGAACATCGGCAACGAACTCGCCGATCACCACATCGGAGAGGCCCAGAAGCTTCCGCACAACCAAGGTCTGATCGACCGGGACCTCGCGGTCTTCATCTCCGATACCCCGCAGATGGCGGCCTACCGGCGCGATCTCTTCTGGGCGCAGGAGTACGCCAAGCGCAACCGCGCGATCATGATGACGCTACTCAAGGACGTGGTCCGCAGGGAGTTCAAGAAGGCCAAGGTGGCCTTCGAGCCGGAGATCTCCTGCCACCACAACTATGTCGCCGAGGAGCGCTACGACGGCATGGACCTGCTCGTCACCCGCAAGGGCGCGATCCGGGCCGGCTCCGGCGAGTTCGGGATCATCCCGGGCTCCATGGGTACGTCCTCGTACATCGTGAAGGGCCTCGGCAACGCCGACGCGTTCAACTCCGCCTCACACGGCGCCGGCCGCCGGATGAGCAGGGGTGCGGCGAAGAAGCGGTTCACGACCCGTGACCTGGAGGATCAGACGCGCGGTGTGGAGTGCCGGAAGGACTCCGGCGTCATCGACGAGATCCCGAGCGCGTACAAGCCGATCGAAAAGGTCATGGAGCAGCAGCGGGACCTGGTCCAGGTCGTGGCCAAGCTGAAGCAGGTCGTCTGCGTCAAGGGCTGA
- a CDS encoding SDR family oxidoreductase — protein sequence MSIRTAVVTGASSGIGAATARKLAAAGYHVLLTARRADRLEALAKELAAAGHSAAARTLDVTDRAAVDAFAASLDRCDVLVANAGGALGADTIATSDPADWRAMYEVNVLGVLNITQALLPALTSSGDGTVVVLSSTAGLGSYEGGGGYVAAKHGAHVIAETLRLELCGDPVRVIEIAPGMVKTDEFAVTRFGGDADKAAKVYAGVAEPLSADDVADTIAWAVTRPAHVNIDLLVVRPRAQASNYKVHREL from the coding sequence ATGAGCATCCGTACCGCAGTGGTCACCGGGGCGAGCAGCGGCATCGGTGCCGCGACCGCCCGCAAGCTCGCCGCCGCCGGCTACCACGTGCTGCTCACGGCCCGCCGCGCCGACCGCCTCGAAGCGCTCGCCAAGGAACTCGCCGCCGCGGGCCACTCGGCCGCCGCGCGCACCCTGGACGTCACCGACCGCGCCGCCGTGGACGCCTTCGCCGCGTCCCTCGACCGCTGCGACGTCCTCGTCGCCAACGCGGGCGGCGCCCTCGGCGCCGACACCATCGCCACCTCCGACCCCGCCGACTGGCGCGCGATGTACGAGGTCAACGTGCTCGGCGTCCTCAACATCACCCAGGCGCTGCTCCCGGCCCTCACCTCCAGCGGCGACGGCACGGTCGTCGTGCTCTCCTCCACCGCCGGCCTGGGCAGCTACGAGGGCGGCGGCGGCTACGTGGCCGCCAAGCACGGCGCGCACGTCATCGCCGAGACCCTCCGCCTCGAACTGTGCGGCGACCCGGTCCGCGTCATCGAGATCGCGCCCGGCATGGTGAAGACCGACGAGTTCGCCGTCACCCGCTTCGGCGGCGACGCCGACAAGGCCGCCAAGGTCTACGCGGGCGTCGCGGAACCCCTCTCCGCCGACGACGTCGCCGACACCATCGCCTGGGCCGTCACCCGCCCCGCGCACGTCAACATCGACCTCCTCGTCGTCCGCCCCCGCGCCCAGGCCTCCAACTACAAGGTCCACCGAGAGCTCTGA